From one Anopheles cruzii chromosome 3, idAnoCruzAS_RS32_06, whole genome shotgun sequence genomic stretch:
- the LOC128275615 gene encoding uncharacterized protein LOC128275615 yields MDNENAALLKFIPLRSFVHNDFWHKYVDIKLDIDRLDASRRKIFGFISLAKQTLAQIEVDCTSFNSTRSYDPNRVICNGHIHNYNTIESFKQCNKKTLLKEQAVQFYHHLMQQKCINNSTDLLQFFMISFSDLKSYKFYYWFAFPVPSDLVYLCETAYALPKSMEDHLSFCIEKRWNLSSLHREPSELFFIYHRSIDIRLLSEYVCHTNIEANFCDVDLEDISFCFYDAANNSCDMTVSWHVRQLLVYITLTCPSLSEKIISLIKISKNTTGEFQFSDIRIKVPQHIENINQIDNWVGWEVNEAHRYVPRFVSLAESMSPKCLAENAINLNLKLMKWRLVPELDLTSIQRTKCLLLGSGTLGCNVARSLMAWGVNTITFVDCGQVSMSNPVRQSLYRYEDALNGGKPKASTAAARLREINPAINTQGEDIRIPMPGHPVTEAAAVEETKSCLAKLTTLIEKHDVVFLLTDSRESRWLPTMLAAFYGKLAINAALGFDSFMVIRHGYGSSNNDTDCKTDVLENGFKRVDGANLGCYFCNDIVAPGNSLKDRTLDQQCTVTRPAVSNTAAGLAVELMVSLIQHPLRFSAPAYYRTPRSDPNKIGQEPEGILGVLPHSIRGNIAAQQYMLTATERYKHCVACSTIVLDHYASKKEAFIIDVLNAHKTLEEIVGIDYSKAITEENQKDPIEFESDFSDDS; encoded by the exons ATGGACAACGAAAACGCAGCATTGTTAAAGTTTATACCACTGCGAAGCTTTGTCCATAATGATTTCTGGCATAAGTATGTAGACATTAAACTAGATATAGATCGTTTAGATGCTTCCAGGAGGAAAATATTTGGATTTATTTCattggcaaaacaaacactggCACAAATAGAAGTAGATTGTACATCATTCAATTC AACCCGTTCATATGATCCAAATCGAGTAATTTGTAACGGCCACATTCATAACTACAATACGATAGAGTCATTCAAGCAATGTAACAAAAAGACTTTGTTGAAGGAACAGGCTGTACAGTTTTATCATCATCTGATGCAACAGAAGTGCATAAACAATAGCACAGATTTGCTGCAGTTTTTTATGATCTCATTTTCT GATTTAAAATCatataaattttattattgGTTTGCATTTCCTGTCCCTTCGGATCTTGTGTATCTTTGTGAGACAGCATACGCATTGCCAAAATCAATGGAAGATCACTTGAGCTTTTGTATTGAAAAGCGTTGGAATTTGTCAAGCTTGCACCGTGAACCTAGTGAACTATTTTTTATCTACCATCGATCGATAGACATTAGATTGCTCTCGGAATATGTGTGCCACACTAACATCGAAGCTAATTTTTGCGATGTGGATCTGGAGgatatttctttttgtttctatGATGCTGCCAACAATAGTTGTGACATGACAGTGAGCTGGCATGTTAGGCAACTCTTAGTGTATATCACGCTTACTTG TCCTAGTCTATCTGAGAAAATAATCAGCCTaataaaaataagcaaaaataCGACTGGAGAATTCCAGTTTTCCGATATAAGGATTAAAGTTCCACAGCATATAGAAAATATCAACCAAATTGATAACTGGGTAGGATGGGAAGTGAATGAAGCCCATCGATATGTACCGCGCTTTGTTTCTTTAGCTGAAAGCATGTCGCCAAAGTG TTTAGCAGAAAATGCGATTAATTTGAATCTTAAACTTATGAAGTGGAGACTTGTCCCTGAACTCGATCTAACTTCGATTCAAAGAACTAAATGCCTTTTATTAGGTTCTGGTACGCTTGGATGCAATGTTGCAAGGTCTTTGATG GCATGGGGTGTGAACACAATAACGTTTGTCGATTGTGGTCAAGTATCTATGTCAAATCCAGTTCGGCAAAGTTTATACCGTTACGAAGATGCATTAAATGGAGGGAAGCCCAAGGCTTCAACGGCCGCTGCGCGACTGCGAGAAATTAATCCTGCAATT AACACACAAGGAGAGGATATACGAATTCCGATGCCTGGGCACCCCGTCACAGAAGCCGCAGCAGTTGAAGAAACTAAATCTTGTTTAGCTAAACTTACAACTCTTATTGAGAAACATGAtgtcgtttttttattgactGACTCGAGAGAAAGTCGCTGGCTTCCTACGATGCTTGCCGCATTTTACGGAAAG CTAGCCATTAACGCAGCACTCGGTTTTGACTCGTTCATGGTGATTCGTCATGGTTATGGTTCATCAAACAATGACACTGATTGCAAAACTGACGTGTTAGAAAATGGATTCAAACGAGTTGATGGCGCCAATCTTGGTTGTTACTTCTGTAACGATATTGTTGCACCTGGAAAC TCTTTAAAGGACCGTACGTTAGACCAACAGTGCACTGTTACACGACCAGCTGTTTCGAATACGGCAGCTGGACTAGCCGTAGAATTGATGGTGTCTCTTATACAACATCCGCTAAG GTTTTCTGCTCCGGCATATTATCGAACACCGAGAAGTGACCCCAATAAAATAGGACAAGAGCCAGAAGGAATATTGGGTGTGCTACCACATTCCATACGCGGGAATATTGCCGCACAACAGTATATGTTGACTGCTACCGAACGTTACAAACACTGTGTTGCATGTTCCACGATTGTTCTCGATCATTATGCATCGAAGAAAGAAGCGTTCATAATTGATGTATTAAATGCGCATAAAACTCTCGAAGAAATAGTAGGAATTGATTATTCGAAAGCTATTACGGAGGAAAATCAAAAG GACCCTATTGAATTCGAGAGTGATTTTTCTGATGACTCCTAG
- the LOC128272337 gene encoding vacuole membrane protein 1-like, translating to MKKNSHAGVSSWSTNSSVLSVKSEHRKMAKEVKTLVLWKSPLKTMKYASFEVLFLIKTNLQRLLHQRVLVILLISLLLSILALVYTPGQHQHLIEVFKNKGFFIFYWMGLGVLSSVGLGTGLHTFILYLGPHIASVTLAAYECSSLNFPEPPYPNEILCPENSTNGGEMFPSLWSIMAKVRFESFLWGAGTALGELPPYFMAKAARLSGNPTDEPENIQEFEKLQKRKKRGEKLNFFDKGKLLMEDIVESVGFFGILLCASIPNPLFDLAGITCGHFLVPFWKFFGATLIGKAIVKMHIQKVFVIISFNENLVDKFIQLLSFIPFVGERLQVPFKAFFENQKQRLHRNTHKSATSSSGNLLANVFEFFVFAMICYFVISIINTLAQNCCKRTRKQLHTNNSIHDNSVTSKKMS from the exons ATGAAGAAAAATAGCCATGCCGGAGTGAGCAGTTGGAGCACAAACAGTTCTGTGCTATCAGTAAAGAGTGAACACAGGAAAATGGCCAAAGAAGTTAAAACTTTAGTTCTGTGGAAATCACCGCTTAAAACCATGAAATACGCTAGCTTCGAAGTGCTATTTCTTATCAAAACAAATCTCCAAAG GTTATTGCACCAGCGTGTGTTGGTTATTTTATTGATCAGCCTACTGTTGAGTATTTTAGCATTAGTCTACACACCAGGCCAACACCAACATTTAATTGAGGTGTTCAAAAACAAAGGATTTTTCATCTTCTACTGGATGGGATTAGGTGTATTGTCATCCGTTGGGTTAGGGACGGGACTACACACTTTTATATTGTATCTCGGTCCTCACATAGCAAGCGTTACTCTTGCTGCTTATGAATGCAGTTCGTTGAATTTTCCCGAACCACCGTATCCTAACGA GATTCTTTGTCCAGAAAATAGTACTAATGGTGGTGAAATGTTTCCTTCTCTGTGGTCCATTATGGCGAAGGTACGCTTTGAGTCGTTTTTGTGGGGTGCCGGGACAGCTCTGGGAGAATTGCCACCGTACTTTATGGCAAAAGCGGCTCGTCTTTCGGGCAACCCAACAGATGAACCGGAAAACATTCAAGAATTCGAGAAATTgcaaaaacggaagaaaaggGGAGAAAAATTGAACTTCTTCGATAAAGGAAAATTGTTGATGGAAGACATCGTTGAAAGCGTGGGCTTTTTTGGGATTCTACTGTGCGCTAGT ATCCCCAACCCGTTGTTCGATCTGGCTGGTATCACCTGTGGTCACTTCCTAGTACCCTTTTGGAAATTTTTCGGAGCTACGCTTATTGGGAAAGCTATTGTCAAGATGCACATTCAGAAAGTTTTCGTTATCATTTCGTTTAACGAAAATTTGGTGGACAAGTTTATCCAGTTGCTATCCTTCATCCCGTTCGTCGGAGAACGTTTGCAAGTACCTTTTAAGGCGTTTTTTGAGAATCAAAAGCAACGGTTGCACCGGAATACCCATAAGTCAGCAACTTCATCGAGTGGAAATCTACTAGCAAatgtgtttgaatttttcgtttttgccaTGATTTGTTATTTCGTCATTTCAATCATCAACACACTTGCTCAAAATTGTTGCAAACGAACCCGAAAACAATTGCATACGAATAATTCTATCCACGATAATTCAGTAACCTCGAAAAAGATGTCCTAA